The following are encoded in a window of uncultured Sphaerochaeta sp. genomic DNA:
- a CDS encoding glycoside hydrolase family 3 N-terminal domain-containing protein: MYSRWYSKLGKRVVQLRMQQMLKSRDVQQDYEPMKLQLPPSKEPSKAKQLLALLSLEEKITLLSGQDEFCIPGIERVGLKPVWTSDATLGLRGWNAAVTDFPASIAMAASWNESLLTKVGGCVGSECRALGIGVLLGPGVNLARVPVCGRNFEYFGEDPLLAGKMAAAYIKGVQTHPVITTVKHFACNNSEYDRHKSNSVVDERTLRELYLPAFKYALDAGSLGVMTSYNQVNGTYASEHAYLLEGILRGEWQFDGLVISDWNSLYSTDGVLSSGLDLEMPGGKYLKREKVLDAISRGVVTEEAIDRKVLHLFTAYERAGLFDCPLADPTLKVGDDKHRETALQVAQEGVVLLKNKDAALPLGPSLKLCIGGDNAFRVAQGGGSSMIQWVTPPKTFASLMEDKATSLPRHWYRSTSYRRSVASSDAVVLVVGFNHIEESEAYDRPWELGRATLRSIEHATKLNKRTIVIVQSGGAVHLTAFTDKASAIIWTSYLGSSTAEALYDILFGNVSPSGKLPFSIASSLSDYRSMRNYPKDYAAFSLARIHKGQGDPNIRQVSPSDYTENLMVGYRQFDSEGPDPLYCFGHGLSYAAFSYDQMMVGEQGEGKFAVSFSLTNISDVSGAEVVQLYIHPMDAKIYRAKQELKGCKKVFLDAGEKTTIEFSVSAEDFSRWDIDTWKFVSDDGPYEIRIGSSSRDIRLRQTVEYKERKP; the protein is encoded by the coding sequence GTGTATAGCCGATGGTATTCGAAACTGGGAAAACGTGTAGTTCAATTACGTATGCAACAGATGCTTAAAAGCCGGGATGTCCAACAGGACTATGAACCGATGAAACTTCAGCTTCCTCCAAGCAAGGAGCCCTCGAAGGCAAAGCAATTGCTTGCTCTGCTAAGCCTTGAAGAGAAAATCACCTTGCTCAGTGGACAGGATGAGTTCTGCATCCCAGGTATTGAACGCGTTGGTCTGAAACCAGTATGGACCAGTGATGCAACACTAGGGCTTAGGGGATGGAATGCAGCGGTAACCGATTTCCCTGCTTCCATTGCCATGGCAGCATCTTGGAACGAATCTCTGCTTACCAAGGTAGGGGGATGTGTTGGGTCTGAGTGCCGTGCGCTGGGCATCGGTGTCTTGCTTGGCCCCGGGGTGAACCTTGCACGGGTTCCAGTATGTGGGAGAAACTTTGAGTATTTTGGAGAGGACCCCCTGCTGGCTGGGAAGATGGCAGCTGCCTATATCAAGGGAGTGCAAACCCACCCAGTCATTACAACGGTCAAGCATTTTGCCTGCAACAACAGTGAGTATGACAGGCATAAGTCCAACTCTGTGGTTGATGAAAGGACGCTCAGGGAGCTCTATCTTCCTGCCTTCAAATATGCATTGGATGCAGGCTCCCTTGGTGTGATGACCAGCTATAATCAGGTCAATGGGACCTATGCAAGTGAGCACGCTTATCTCTTGGAGGGAATCCTGAGAGGGGAGTGGCAGTTCGATGGGCTAGTCATCAGTGACTGGAATTCCCTATACAGTACCGATGGTGTACTCTCCTCTGGTCTCGACCTAGAAATGCCTGGGGGAAAATACCTGAAGAGGGAGAAGGTACTGGATGCCATCTCCAGGGGAGTGGTTACTGAGGAGGCAATCGACAGGAAGGTGCTTCATTTATTCACTGCATATGAGAGGGCAGGATTGTTCGACTGTCCTCTTGCCGATCCTACTCTCAAGGTAGGAGATGATAAACATCGAGAGACTGCGTTGCAAGTGGCACAAGAGGGTGTGGTGCTCCTGAAAAACAAGGATGCTGCACTTCCACTTGGTCCTTCCCTGAAACTCTGTATAGGTGGTGACAACGCCTTCCGCGTGGCTCAAGGAGGAGGCTCTTCCATGATCCAGTGGGTAACGCCACCAAAGACATTTGCTTCCTTGATGGAAGACAAGGCGACCAGCTTGCCACGGCATTGGTATCGCAGTACCTCATACCGGAGGAGTGTTGCATCCTCTGACGCGGTTGTCCTGGTCGTTGGATTCAACCATATAGAAGAGTCAGAGGCCTACGATCGCCCTTGGGAGTTGGGCCGTGCAACGCTCCGCTCTATAGAGCATGCAACCAAACTCAATAAGAGAACCATAGTAATTGTACAGAGTGGGGGTGCGGTCCATCTCACCGCGTTTACTGACAAGGCCTCGGCAATTATCTGGACTTCCTATCTAGGCTCATCAACGGCAGAGGCTCTGTATGATATTCTCTTTGGGAATGTCTCTCCATCAGGAAAGCTCCCCTTTTCCATTGCTTCCTCACTCTCGGATTACCGCTCAATGCGTAACTATCCCAAGGATTATGCTGCATTCTCCCTTGCGAGAATACACAAGGGACAGGGCGATCCCAATATTCGCCAGGTAAGCCCATCGGATTATACGGAGAATCTCATGGTAGGGTATCGTCAGTTTGACAGCGAGGGTCCTGATCCTCTCTACTGCTTCGGACATGGGTTGAGTTACGCTGCCTTCTCCTATGATCAGATGATGGTGGGGGAGCAGGGAGAAGGAAAGTTCGCAGTCTCTTTCTCTCTTACCAACATCTCTGACGTTTCTGGCGCAGAGGTTGTGCAGCTTTACATACATCCAATGGATGCAAAGATTTATCGAGCAAAGCAGGAACTGAAAGGATGCAAGAAGGTGTTCCTTGATGCTGGAGAGAAGACAACGATTGAGTTCTCTGTTTCTGCAGAAGATTTCTCACGGTGGGATATCGATACCTGGAAGTTTGTCAGTGATGACGGCCCCTATGAGATCAGGATAGGTTCGAGTAGTAGGGATATTCGATTGCGTCAAACAGTGGAATATAAAGAAAGGAAGCCATGA
- a CDS encoding TIGR00282 family metallophosphoesterase: MSIRVLFLGEIVGRPGIQCVKEALRPLRAEKSIDLVIANAEGATGGFGIGRAHSMQLLKLGIDVITGGEKIYYKKDMVEFIAKNPSILRPANYPQQNPGRGIRFLTVNEQKVCVINILGNADFPRTHLSNAFSLAQILVDKAQEEGAIPLVQFHASPTAEKLSMGFLLDGKAGAVIGTHTKVLSADGRILAGGTAYITDNGRCGSQTSVGGFDAATEIEKQIVQIPVRSQECWDDLALVGVMVDISDEKKATSIEVIRVPVEHERI, encoded by the coding sequence ATGAGCATACGCGTACTCTTTTTAGGTGAGATAGTAGGAAGACCAGGAATTCAATGTGTCAAGGAAGCTTTGCGGCCGCTACGGGCAGAGAAGTCCATCGATTTGGTGATTGCCAATGCAGAGGGAGCAACCGGAGGTTTCGGTATTGGGCGAGCCCACAGCATGCAACTGCTGAAGCTGGGCATTGATGTGATCACCGGTGGAGAGAAAATCTACTACAAGAAGGACATGGTGGAGTTCATTGCAAAGAATCCCAGCATCCTCAGGCCGGCAAACTATCCACAGCAGAACCCTGGAAGGGGTATCCGCTTTCTTACGGTGAATGAGCAGAAGGTATGCGTGATAAATATCCTTGGCAATGCGGACTTCCCCCGCACTCACCTCTCAAATGCCTTCAGCCTTGCCCAGATCCTGGTGGACAAGGCTCAGGAAGAGGGGGCCATTCCCTTGGTACAGTTCCATGCATCCCCAACAGCAGAGAAACTCTCGATGGGGTTTTTGCTTGACGGTAAGGCAGGCGCAGTCATTGGGACCCATACCAAGGTACTCAGTGCCGATGGGCGTATTCTAGCGGGTGGCACAGCCTATATCACCGACAATGGGCGATGTGGAAGCCAAACAAGCGTGGGAGGCTTTGATGCTGCCACGGAAATTGAAAAACAAATAGTACAGATACCGGTTCGCAGTCAGGAGTGCTGGGATGACCTAGCCCTGGTCGGGGTGATGGTGGATATCTCAGATGAGAAGAAGGCAACCTCCATCGAGGTTATCCGCGTTCCGGTCGAACATGAAAGGATATAA
- a CDS encoding SoxR reducing system RseC family protein, protein MYEVVTVTRNISPDKVEVVCTSSACSGCKGSTFCNTKGKKFEVWNENKLPVGEGQEVEIYLQPSRTITGTLITLIAPLLLFPIGYFLAVAAGLGVGTSFLIALGSIALGFVGVWLYFKKQENHYLPVIASVLSEEREE, encoded by the coding sequence ATGTATGAGGTCGTTACCGTAACAAGAAACATCTCTCCTGATAAGGTTGAGGTTGTCTGTACCAGTTCAGCATGCAGCGGATGCAAAGGGTCAACATTCTGTAATACCAAGGGAAAGAAGTTTGAAGTCTGGAATGAGAACAAGCTACCCGTTGGTGAAGGACAGGAGGTTGAAATATACCTTCAGCCATCAAGGACGATTACCGGAACCTTGATAACGCTTATCGCCCCCTTACTGCTTTTCCCGATTGGATATTTCCTGGCCGTTGCCGCAGGGCTGGGGGTTGGGACATCCTTCCTCATTGCTTTGGGTAGTATTGCCCTTGGATTTGTGGGAGTCTGGCTCTATTTCAAGAAACAAGAGAACCACTATCTTCCCGTCATAGCCTCAGTCCTCTCAGAAGAGAGGGAAGAATGA
- the lptC gene encoding LPS export ABC transporter periplasmic protein LptC, protein MRKRLLGMVLASFLFLSCSLSPEQEVVARSFTMPDLTLRNATYVLNRGNEPPISVVADEIDLYEQTHKAIIRGLHFTQKDKEGNLIISGHADYAEVDTEYYDAELSGSISLEKYPERLLIEAEALSWIGDEETLVSKGDTPVTLLYEDDKKVQGTGMTATLASFSVTFKTVLEGVISQ, encoded by the coding sequence ATGAGAAAAAGGCTTCTTGGCATGGTTCTTGCATCGTTTCTTTTCCTCTCCTGCTCCCTATCCCCCGAGCAGGAGGTGGTAGCACGCTCTTTTACCATGCCCGATCTCACATTGAGAAATGCCACCTATGTCTTGAATCGTGGCAATGAGCCCCCTATTAGTGTTGTGGCCGATGAGATCGATCTCTATGAACAGACACATAAGGCCATTATCCGTGGACTACACTTCACTCAAAAGGATAAGGAAGGCAACCTGATCATCAGCGGGCATGCCGATTATGCTGAAGTAGACACCGAATATTACGATGCAGAACTTTCCGGATCAATTTCTCTGGAAAAATATCCAGAGCGTCTTCTTATCGAGGCAGAAGCATTGAGCTGGATCGGGGACGAAGAGACGTTGGTGAGTAAGGGCGATACTCCCGTCACCCTGCTCTATGAGGATGACAAGAAGGTACAGGGAACGGGAATGACAGCCACATTGGCAAGCTTCAGCGTTACCTTCAAAACAGTGCTTGAGGGAGTGATATCCCAATGA
- the lptB gene encoding LPS export ABC transporter ATP-binding protein yields MDKFTSLLEVRNLAKSYGKKEVVKDVSFSMHSGQIIGLLGPNGAGKTTTFYMIVGFLKARKGTILLNGEDVTELPMYIRSKKGLAYLPQEPSIFRKLSVEDNIRLVAQTRRDLSHSEQEEKVEQLLHEFGIEGVRTQKGYTLSGGERRRTEIARSLASNPQFLLLDEPFAGIDPKAVFEIKQLIKALAAKGIGILLTDHNVRDTLSITSCSHIINAGTILVSGGKQELLSNQIARDIYFGHDFGEDT; encoded by the coding sequence ATGGATAAGTTCACCAGCCTTCTTGAGGTACGGAACCTGGCCAAATCCTATGGAAAGAAAGAAGTGGTAAAGGATGTCTCCTTTTCCATGCACTCAGGACAGATCATTGGATTACTGGGTCCAAATGGAGCAGGAAAGACCACTACCTTCTACATGATTGTAGGGTTCCTCAAGGCTCGCAAGGGAACCATTTTACTCAATGGTGAGGATGTAACAGAACTTCCCATGTACATCCGCAGCAAGAAGGGGCTCGCATACCTGCCCCAGGAACCTTCAATTTTCCGCAAGCTCAGTGTGGAGGATAATATACGCTTGGTTGCCCAAACAAGAAGAGACCTAAGCCATAGTGAGCAGGAAGAGAAGGTTGAGCAGTTGCTCCATGAGTTCGGAATTGAAGGGGTCCGCACTCAAAAGGGCTATACATTGAGTGGAGGGGAACGCAGGCGTACCGAAATTGCACGTTCCTTGGCGAGTAATCCACAGTTTCTCTTGCTTGATGAACCATTTGCGGGCATTGATCCGAAGGCGGTCTTTGAGATCAAGCAGTTGATCAAGGCGCTTGCAGCGAAGGGAATCGGTATCCTCCTGACCGACCACAATGTACGGGATACCCTTTCGATCACTTCCTGCTCACATATCATCAATGCAGGAACCATTCTGGTTTCAGGAGGAAAGCAGGAGTTGCTCTCCAACCAGATAGCCAGGGATATTTATTTCGGACATGATTTCGGGGAGGACACCTAA
- the rpoN gene encoding RNA polymerase factor sigma-54 — protein sequence MDFSAQLSLSQKQQLKLSPQMLQSFELMTLPLTELQQRVKNEIESNPALEIPSSWEVSYERFAQQKQQKESSGVDDSYSDSSAYGSDRPGYDSEASDRRQKFMENALSSEETLQEHLLSQLGCEPLNEEEYVVGELLITNLDANGFFTEDPDVLVPAHFQEHLSKLLTIIRQFDPTGVGAKDWRESLILQAEAKGMRGEELSRFSELVKENLELMRANKQTQVAKNLGVGIDELEDLWNFLRTLTPFPGQGFSSGPEQYVIPDVSIKQEEGELILRMNDSSLPDLRINAEFEQLAQEVGAADEAKKAQQYINQQIKSANELIFQIQVRNQTLYKVAQVLLREQRDFFLLGPQYLKPLTQKSVAQEIGVHETTVSRISTAKWIDTDWGIIPIKKLFSSSVGADGAEHSKQAVKEIIRQILEAHEGKKALSDQKISDLLKERGISVARRTVAKYRNELNIDPSFIRGND from the coding sequence ATGGATTTTTCAGCACAGCTTTCACTCTCCCAAAAACAACAACTTAAGCTTAGTCCCCAGATGCTTCAGTCCTTTGAGCTGATGACACTGCCTCTCACTGAGCTACAACAGCGAGTCAAGAATGAAATTGAGTCCAATCCTGCGCTTGAAATACCCTCCTCTTGGGAGGTTTCCTATGAACGTTTCGCCCAGCAAAAACAACAGAAGGAGTCCAGTGGTGTTGACGACAGTTACTCTGACTCTTCCGCCTACGGCAGCGATCGACCCGGCTATGACAGTGAGGCGAGCGACCGAAGGCAGAAGTTCATGGAAAATGCTCTCTCCTCAGAAGAAACACTCCAGGAGCACTTGCTCAGCCAACTGGGATGTGAACCACTGAATGAGGAAGAATATGTCGTTGGTGAGCTTCTCATTACCAACCTGGATGCAAATGGGTTTTTTACTGAAGATCCTGATGTCTTGGTCCCTGCACATTTCCAGGAACACCTTTCCAAGCTCCTGACCATCATCCGCCAGTTCGACCCAACAGGGGTGGGTGCTAAGGATTGGCGTGAGTCCCTTATTCTTCAGGCAGAGGCGAAGGGTATGAGGGGGGAAGAGCTCTCACGATTTTCTGAATTGGTCAAGGAAAATCTGGAACTGATGAGGGCAAATAAACAAACCCAAGTTGCAAAGAACCTTGGGGTGGGTATCGATGAACTGGAAGACCTCTGGAATTTTCTTAGAACATTAACCCCTTTCCCGGGACAGGGGTTCTCAAGCGGGCCTGAGCAGTATGTCATCCCTGATGTTTCCATCAAACAGGAGGAAGGGGAGCTAATACTCAGGATGAATGACTCATCGCTCCCCGATCTACGGATCAATGCAGAGTTTGAGCAACTAGCCCAAGAGGTAGGAGCTGCAGACGAGGCAAAAAAAGCGCAACAGTATATCAACCAGCAGATAAAAAGCGCCAATGAACTGATTTTTCAGATACAGGTACGCAACCAGACGCTCTACAAGGTTGCCCAGGTGCTGCTTCGGGAACAGAGAGATTTTTTCCTTCTCGGCCCACAATACTTGAAACCGCTCACCCAGAAGTCGGTTGCCCAGGAAATCGGGGTACATGAGACAACGGTAAGCAGGATATCCACGGCGAAGTGGATCGATACTGACTGGGGAATTATTCCCATAAAGAAATTGTTCAGTAGTTCAGTCGGTGCAGACGGTGCTGAGCATTCCAAGCAGGCTGTCAAGGAGATTATCAGGCAGATATTGGAAGCGCATGAGGGCAAGAAAGCGCTCAGTGATCAGAAAATCTCAGACCTGCTCAAGGAACGGGGAATATCTGTTGCTCGAAGAACCGTTGCAAAATACCGAAATGAGCTCAATATTGATCCATCATTTATCAGGGGAAATGACTGA
- a CDS encoding HPF/RaiA family ribosome-associated protein, with product MNLTVRGIRYNPSDATREFLDKKLQKLQFAEGYIHDLDIAITREPVGQGYHLDAKLHFSWGTVKMVTYDCYELYEGIELITDKIEAVARKEKGKITDHK from the coding sequence ATGAATTTGACAGTCAGAGGCATCCGTTATAACCCAAGTGACGCAACGCGTGAATTTTTGGACAAGAAACTCCAGAAGCTACAGTTTGCAGAGGGGTATATCCATGACCTGGATATTGCCATTACCCGTGAACCAGTAGGGCAGGGGTATCATTTAGATGCAAAACTTCACTTTTCTTGGGGTACCGTCAAGATGGTCACGTATGACTGCTACGAACTCTATGAAGGTATCGAGCTGATAACCGACAAGATCGAGGCAGTAGCAAGAAAGGAGAAAGGGAAGATTACAGACCATAAGTAA
- the hprK gene encoding HPr(Ser) kinase/phosphatase: MPDFTVLDLLDLDLKEHNHLRLSCIAGRSGLSKRITTSKISRPGLPLSGFFVEFSNNSIQVFGKGERAYLDKLEGEQNTDSINKLFSYDIPCCVFCDNSDPSPRLIELAEETGTAILKTDLLSSDFSRRLYQTLDEVFAPTQTIHGVLVEVYGIGVLITGESGVGKSETALELIERGHRLISDDTVKLRNISDNYLIGMGENPLLAHHMELRGLGIINLANLYGVGAIRDRKQVQLAVHLEPWDAQKNYDRVGEATLEDIYLGIAIPKVIIPVKPGRNIPVIIETAARNERLKKLGYYSAKEFDQSVLKWLESESARKMYYINEETL, encoded by the coding sequence ATGCCTGATTTTACTGTCTTGGATTTGTTGGACCTGGACCTAAAGGAACACAATCACTTACGTCTTAGCTGTATAGCTGGACGATCTGGGCTCTCCAAGCGGATCACCACCAGCAAAATCAGTAGGCCGGGACTTCCTCTCAGTGGGTTTTTCGTGGAGTTCAGCAACAACTCCATCCAGGTCTTCGGCAAGGGAGAGCGAGCCTACCTCGACAAGTTGGAGGGGGAGCAAAATACCGATAGCATAAACAAGCTCTTCAGCTATGACATTCCCTGTTGTGTATTTTGTGACAATAGTGACCCGAGCCCTCGGCTTATTGAACTAGCGGAGGAGACAGGTACTGCTATTCTCAAGACAGATCTCCTCTCCAGTGACTTTTCCAGACGTCTATACCAGACACTTGATGAGGTATTTGCCCCTACCCAAACCATACACGGTGTTCTTGTTGAGGTGTATGGTATCGGGGTTTTGATCACAGGGGAAAGCGGTGTAGGAAAGAGTGAAACAGCTCTTGAGTTGATCGAGCGAGGACATCGATTGATCAGTGATGATACGGTCAAGCTGAGAAATATCAGTGACAATTACCTCATCGGAATGGGAGAGAATCCACTCCTCGCTCACCACATGGAGCTGAGAGGACTGGGTATCATTAATCTTGCAAACCTCTACGGAGTTGGGGCCATCAGGGACCGAAAGCAGGTGCAGCTTGCTGTCCATCTCGAACCATGGGACGCACAAAAAAACTATGACCGGGTTGGGGAAGCAACACTGGAAGATATCTACCTGGGTATTGCAATTCCCAAGGTCATCATTCCAGTAAAGCCTGGCCGAAACATACCGGTCATTATCGAGACTGCTGCCAGAAACGAGCGTCTGAAAAAACTCGGGTACTATTCAGCCAAGGAGTTCGACCAGAGTGTTCTCAAGTGGCTGGAGAGTGAGTCAGCACGAAAAATGTACTATATCAATGAGGAGACGCTGTGA
- a CDS encoding HPr family phosphocarrier protein, whose amino-acid sequence MVTRELKVYNRAGIHARPAASIVKLANQYKSDLYLEKDTMKINGKSIMGIITLGATHQSSIVMTCDGPDEQQMADAIEHLFENRFEE is encoded by the coding sequence ATGGTAACCAGAGAATTGAAGGTCTATAACCGAGCCGGCATTCATGCACGGCCAGCTGCATCAATCGTCAAGCTGGCCAATCAATACAAGAGTGATCTGTATCTGGAAAAGGATACAATGAAGATAAATGGAAAATCCATCATGGGCATCATCACATTGGGAGCAACCCACCAGAGCTCCATCGTGATGACGTGTGATGGACCGGATGAGCAACAAATGGCAGATGCTATTGAGCATCTGTTTGAAAACAGGTTCGAGGAGTAG
- the lexA gene encoding transcriptional repressor LexA has translation MRELTDRQKAIATFISSYIKENNYAPSVRDIADHFQFSVKAAHDHLKALEAKQVIKTTGGVSRSIEVIGEEFFPREELIQVPVIGSIAAGAPLMSEENTDFILNIPATMLRTTRNTYFALKIRGESMIEDGIYDGDIAIIRKCDVAERGDIVAASVGDDEPGITLKGYYPGKGSVELRPANASMGPIITRSCKIHGKLHLLIRNYR, from the coding sequence ATGCGCGAACTTACCGATAGACAAAAGGCCATCGCAACCTTCATCAGTTCGTACATCAAGGAGAACAACTACGCTCCTTCCGTACGGGATATTGCTGACCACTTCCAGTTCTCAGTAAAGGCAGCCCATGACCATCTGAAAGCACTTGAGGCCAAGCAGGTGATAAAAACCACCGGGGGAGTCTCTCGGTCCATTGAAGTTATCGGTGAAGAGTTCTTCCCGCGTGAAGAACTGATCCAGGTCCCGGTCATTGGCTCCATTGCAGCAGGAGCTCCCTTGATGAGCGAAGAGAACACTGACTTTATCCTCAACATCCCTGCAACCATGCTGAGAACGACACGAAACACTTACTTTGCCCTGAAAATCAGGGGGGAGAGTATGATAGAGGATGGCATATATGATGGGGATATTGCCATCATCCGTAAGTGTGATGTAGCTGAACGGGGGGACATAGTAGCTGCATCTGTGGGAGATGATGAACCGGGTATTACACTCAAGGGGTACTATCCTGGCAAGGGAAGTGTAGAGCTTCGTCCTGCCAATGCATCGATGGGTCCGATTATCACTCGTTCTTGCAAGATCCACGGCAAGTTACATCTTCTGATTCGGAACTACCGATGA
- the holA gene encoding DNA polymerase III subunit delta translates to MSERAYLLLGPETGTKEQVLKDIRDKLKEAHGGEIELSRFYPFETENGEILTALNNNSLFSEHRMVILSQAEQLGSAMVESIANYLAHPVETATLIIISSDLYLSQKIMKAIPKRNIQTFYDLLENQKTDWIRNFFRKLGISITADGIDLLIDLTEDNTQELRLICNQLAIFWQIDKRSRPIEEEDVETYIYHSRQEDAFTLFPLIARGDLKQSMQSLHSILGSGDSQSSILLVNGLLWQFRRLYSLQEFIFQGGNESEAYLQAHVQEKSSPIKKPKDKNTYRNALKRFDLESIRRIIIALGEADLEVKESGSELTDLVLERLLYRIIKCQGKPLNNASFASLI, encoded by the coding sequence ATGAGTGAACGAGCATATCTTCTACTCGGCCCTGAAACAGGGACCAAGGAACAGGTACTGAAAGATATCCGGGACAAGCTTAAAGAAGCCCATGGTGGTGAGATTGAGCTTAGTAGATTCTACCCCTTTGAAACAGAAAATGGGGAAATTCTTACTGCTCTGAACAACAACAGTCTGTTCAGCGAGCATCGTATGGTCATCTTGAGCCAGGCGGAGCAGCTTGGATCGGCAATGGTGGAGTCCATTGCGAACTATCTTGCCCATCCGGTGGAAACAGCAACGTTGATCATCATTTCCAGTGATCTGTATCTCTCACAGAAAATCATGAAGGCAATTCCCAAGAGGAATATCCAGACATTCTATGATCTGCTGGAAAACCAAAAGACTGATTGGATCAGAAATTTCTTCAGGAAGTTGGGGATTTCCATCACAGCCGATGGAATAGATCTCCTGATCGACCTCACTGAAGACAATACCCAGGAACTGCGCCTAATTTGCAACCAGCTGGCCATATTCTGGCAGATCGATAAACGCAGTCGCCCCATTGAGGAAGAGGATGTCGAGACCTATATCTATCATAGCAGACAGGAAGATGCATTCACCCTCTTCCCCTTGATCGCCAGGGGAGATCTGAAGCAGAGCATGCAATCACTGCACAGTATTCTTGGTAGTGGGGATAGCCAAAGCTCCATCCTCTTGGTGAATGGCTTGCTCTGGCAGTTCAGGAGGCTCTACTCTCTTCAGGAGTTCATCTTCCAAGGCGGCAACGAGAGCGAGGCGTATTTGCAGGCACATGTGCAGGAAAAAAGCAGCCCAATCAAGAAGCCCAAGGACAAAAACACGTACAGGAATGCCTTGAAACGCTTCGACCTAGAGTCCATCAGGAGAATAATCATTGCACTGGGAGAAGCTGACCTTGAAGTCAAGGAATCCGGCAGTGAGCTCACAGACCTCGTGCTTGAAAGGTTGCTCTACCGGATCATTAAATGTCAGGGAAAACCCCTCAACAATGCCAGCTTTGCCTCACTGATCTAG